TTTGGGTAATAGGTCTGTTGGCCGGGCGGACCACATCCTGGTGTTCATTCCAGGCAACGTGCTCCATATTTTCGGCCAAAGTACGGCCAGTGACCGTCAGGCAATCGCCATGCAGATAGCCGTGGTCGAGCAGCGTCTTCATCAACAGCGGAATGCCGCCGGCCTCGAACATGTCCTTGGCGACATATTTGCCGCCGGGCTTGAGGTCCGCGATATAGGGCGTCTTCTCGAAGATGCGGGCGACATCGAACAAATCGAACTTTATCCCCGCCTCATGCGCGATCGCCGGCAGATGAAGCGCTGCATTGGTTGAGCCGCCAGTGGCGGAGACCACGGTCGCTGCGTTCTCCAGCGCCTTCTGCGTGACGATGTCGCGCGGCCGGATGTTTTTCGCGATGAGCTCCATGACCTTTTCGCCGGAAGCGAAATTGAAACGATCGCGCATCTCGTAAGGCGCCGGCGCACCGCAGGAATAAGGCAGTGCCAGGCCGATCGCCTCGGCGACGGTGGCCATGGTGTTGGCAGTGAACTGCGCGCCGCAGGAGCCGGCCGACGGACAGGCCGCCTGCTCGATTTCAAGCAGTTCGGAATCGCTGATCGTACCGACCGAGTGCTGGCCGACCGCCTCGAACACATCCTGCACGGTGATCTGCCGGCCGCGATAGCTGCCCGGCAGGATCGAACCGCCATAGATGAAGATGGATGGCACGTTGAGACGCACCATGGCCATCATCATGCCCGGCAGCGACTTGTCACAGCCGGCGAGCCCCACCAGCGCGTCATAGCAATGGCCGCGCATGGTGAGTTCGACTGAATCGGCGATGACCTCGCGCGACACCAGCGAGGACTTCATGCCCTGGTGGCCCATGGCGATGCCGTCGGTGACCGTAATGGTGCAGAATTCGCGCGGCGTGCCATTGGCGGCGGCCACGCCCTTCTTGACCACTTGCGCCTGGCGCATCAGCGAGATGTTGCAGGGGGCCGCTTCGTTCCAGCAGGAGGCGACGCCGACCAGCGGCTGCGCGATTTCAGCGGCCGACAAGCCCATCGCATAGAGATAGGAGCGGTGCGGCGCACGCGCCGGCCCGACGGTCACATGGCGGCTGGGGAGCTTAGCCTTGGAAATGCCTCTGGCGTCCATACTCTTCCTTGCCGCGGGCGGCGCGGCCTGCCCCATCGCCGAGCCTTTTGGCGCGCGTCCCGAGACAAGATCGAGGTGCGCCGGGTTTATGGCGGGAAATGGGCAATTTCCTCAGGCGGATTTGTAGCGCAGGGGTTGTTCAGAAAGTGTTGCCAAAACGTCACAATCGCAGGAGCCGACCCCAGTGCGGCCAATATGCAACGCAGCTTGGATTTCGGGAGCCCTGACGACGTCCGGTCCAACATAAAAGGCGGGCAATGCCCAGCCTTTGATATTCAGTTTCAGATGGTTACCACTTGACCTTCAATGAAGTCAAAAGGCTCAGCTAATGAAAAAGGCCGGACATTGCCGGCCTTTTTTCTCGACGATCGAAGACGTTACCACTTGATGCTGTAGCCGGTGGATAGGGCGTATCCCCAGTCGCCCTGAACGGAGCGGTTGAAACCATTTCGTGGGTCAGGACTGCCCGGAACGTAACTGTTGTTGTATTGGGTTTCGGAAACCGAGGCCAGATATACTGCCGCTACACCCAAGCGGAGTTCGCCGCCTAATTTGTCCTTCATCGAAACACCGGTTCCGATTGTATAGCTGTCGCCGGTCAGATCCCAACCGGTGCTGACGCCACGGTCATAGGTTGCAAACACGGTTCCTGAGATTTGATCGTTGAACTTGTGACCGATGCCACCGGTGACCGTCCAGCCGTCGCGCCAGAAATACAGATTCCCACTGTTCAGCGATAGCGCCGGCACGTTCAGCATCAGCGCTTCCGTAACCGACCAATTCGTCCACTTCACGCTGCCATAGGCGAGCCAGCCCGGAGCGATACCAGTCTGCGCCTTGAACTCGACCGACTGCGGAAAGTTGGCTTGCCCGGTTGCTCCACCAGGAAGATTCCCTCCCAGCAAGCTTGCCGTGCCGGTGGCATCGATGTCGACACCTGACCGATACATCAATTGCGTGCGGAGCGCGATTTCCGGGATTTCGTAGGCAATGCCGGCGCGCCAGCCGAAATTGCTGTCATGCAGGCTGACGCCAAGGACCGGTATGTTTGTACCCAAGGGAGCACCGGCTACGAGATTGTAATCGGTAACTTCATTGTAGACGCCGCCAATAAGCCAGATACGCCCCTTGCTGAGGTCGAATTTCAACCCGCAAGTCGCGCCATATTCATACATGGTGAAGTCTTCATTCAACTTGCCGAGCGTTCCACTCGAACGCGACCACGTCGCACCGCCACCGAATGATTCCGTAAGAGTACCGGCACAGGAGAGACTGTCCGTCAGCTTGAATTTAACCGCAGCCGATGGGACCGCGTAGCTGTCGGAATAGTTCTCCCCGACCAGATAGGGATTCATCGGGTTCACCGAATATTTTCTGGTCGGCGCGACATAGGTCACGCTGGTGCGCATGTTGAAATTGCCGTCCTCAAAAAGGATGTCGGTATCGGCCGTGCCGCGCGAAAAGCCGCCAGCGTGCGCCGAGCCTGCCAAAGCCAGCGAAAAGCACCCTACCCCCAGCAGTGCTTTCAGACGCAAATTGTTCATGGATGTCCTCCCCGAATAACTAGTGCGTCAAGCTAGAACCAATTCAGGTTAACGCCGCAACAACGAATTCCTGGAGCGTACATGTACATGTTCGCCGAATGCATTTTCGAGAAAGTGCCAGCCCAGACCAGTATGCTGAAAACCGGCATCTGGAGCGTCCAACGGACGTTGAAAGGACGAAAAATCAGCCGAAAAGGCCCAAAAACGACGGTTTCAGGGGCTAGGAGCCCCATTGTTACATTATGGCAACAATGGGGCTAAAAGTTTCCGTTTACGTCAATTTAACGCAACGAAATGCCTGTTTTCGAGGCAAAACACCTGCTCCGGGGCTTGGCCGAAGCGTCACGAATCTGCCCTTCAACCGGCGTCCCGGACGCGGGTCAGCGCCACCGAAAGCTTGTCCTGCGCGTCGCGATATTCAGCGAGCTTTTCGCGCTCGGCTTCGACGATCTCGGTCGGCGCGCTGGCGACGAACCGTTCGTTGGACAGCTTCTTGTGCAGGCGCGCGATCTCTTCGGTCACCTTGGCCAGTTCCTTCTGCAGCCGGCCGGCCTCGGCGGCAAGGTCGATCAGGCTGCCGAGCGGCAGACAGATCGTCGCTTCGTTCAGCACGATCTGCGCCGAGCCCTTGGGCGCGACGTCAGCCAGCGAGATGTCGCCGACGCGCGCCAGCCGCTTGATCGCCGACTCCTCGCGAACCAGCCGTTCACGCGTCACGCCGTTGGCGCCGACCACGACCAGCGGCGCTATCGCCCCAGGCGGCACGTTCATCTCCGAACGCACCGAGCGGATGCCCGACACGAGATCGACCAGCCAGTTGATGTCGGCGGCCGCTTCAGCATCCTCGAAATCCGGCGACGGCCAGACGGCATGGCAGAGCAGCGAGTCACGTTCCTTGCCCTCGCCCGCCGTCTGCGCCCACAATTCTTCCGTCATGAACGGCATCATCGGGTGCAGCAGCTTGTATATCTCATCCAGCACGAAGGCGACGCAGGCGCGGCTTTCGGCCTTGGCGGCCTCGTCCGTGCCCATGAACACCGGCTTCAGCAGTTCCAGATACCAGTCGCAGAACAGGTTCCAGACGAACCGGTAGGCCGCACCGGCCGCCTCGTTGAAGCGGTATGAGGTGATACCGTCAGTGATCTCGCGCGCAGCGCGTGTCAGTTCGGTCAGGATCCAGCGGTTGACCGCCAGTTTGGCGTCGTTCAGCCAGAAATCATCATTGCGCGCGACTTCATTCATTTCGGCGAAGCGCGTGGCGTTCCACAACTTGGTGCCGAAATTGCGATAGCCGGCGATGCGCGCCGGATCGAGCTTCACGTCGCGGCCTTGCGCCGCCATCACCGCCAGCGTGAAGCGCAGCGCGTCCGCCCCATATTCGTCGATCAGATCGAGTGGGTCGATGACGTTGCCTTTCGACTTCGACATCTTCTGCCCGTTCTTGTCGCGCACCAGCGCATGGACATAGACCGTGTGGAATGGCTCCTCGTCCATGAAATGCAGGCCCATCATCATCATGCGGGCAACCCAGAAGAAGATGATGTCGAAGCCGGTGACCAGCACGTCGGTCTGGTAATAGGTCTTCAACTCCGGGGTCTCATCCGGCCAGCCCAGCGTCGAGAATGGCCACAGCGCCGACGAGAACCAGGTGTCGAGCACATCCTCGTCGCGGGTCAGGATCTCGCCCGGCTGGAAGTTCTCCAGCTTGTCCTCGACCCAGGCCTTCCACGGCCCTTCGAGCGCCAGATAATATTCGATCGCGGCACTCAGCGCCTCTTCCTCGGACTTCTCGACGAAGACGCGTCCATCCGGCCCGTACCAGGCCGGGATCTGATGCCCCCACCACAACTGGCGCGAAATGCACCAGGGCTGAATGTTTTCCATCCAGTCGAAATAAGTCTTCTCCCAGTTCTTCGGCACGAAATTGGTGCGGCCTTCGCGCACCGAGGCGATCGCCGGCTTGGCGAGTTCGGCCGCGTTGGCATACCACTGCTCGGTCAGGAACGGCTCGATCGGCACATCGCCGCGGTCGCCATGCGGCACGGCGTGGCGATGCGGCTCGACCTTGTCGAGGAAGCCGCCGGCTTCCATCAGCTCGACGATCTTCTTGCGCGCCACGAAACGATCGAGGCCGTCGAGCTCGTCCCAGACAGCCTGGCGCTCCGGCGTCACATCGAGCCCGGCGAGGAAGTCCTCATTGTCTTTCAGCTTTATGGCAGCCTCGACGGACAGGATGTTAATCGCCGGCAATTTGTGGCGCCTGCCGACCTCAAAGTCATTGAAATCGTGCGCCGGCGTGATCTTGACCGCGCCAGAGCCTTTTTCAGGATCGGAATATTCATCCGCGATCACCGGAATCTTACGACCGACGATCGGCAGGACGAGATTCTTGCCGACCAGATGCCGGAACCGATCGTCCTCGGGATTGACCGCGACCGCCGTGTCGCCGAGCATCGTCTCGGGGCGCGTCGTCGCAACCGTGATGAAGGTCTTCGAGTGCTCCGGATCGAAGGTGACGCCCTCGATCGGATAGCGGAAGTGCCAGAGGTTGCCGTTGACCTCCTGCTGCTCGACCTCGAGATCTGAGATCGCCGTCAACAGTTTCGGGTCCCAGTTCACCAGGCGCTTGTCCTTGTAGATAAGCCCTTCCTTGTAGAGGGTGACGAAGACTTCGAGCACGGCCTTGGACAGGCCTTCATCCATGGTGAAGCGTTCCCTGCTCCAGTCGGCGGAGGCGCCGAGCCGCTTCAACTGGTTGAAGATCGCGCCGCCGGATTCGGCCTTCCACTCCCACACTTTCTCGATGAACTGCTCACGCGTCAGGTCGCGGCGGTGGATCTGCTTTTCCATCAGCCGGCGTTCGACCACCATCTGCGTGGCGATGCCGGCATGGTCCATGCCGGGCTGCCACAGCACATTCTTGCCGCGCATGCGCTCGAAGCGCACGAGGATGTCTTGCAGCGTGTTGTTGAGCGCGTGGCCCATGTGCAGCGATCCGGTGACGTTGGGCGGCGGGATGACGATGGTGAACGCTTCGGCGCCCTCCTCCGCCCCGGCGCCGGCGCGAAACGCGTCGGCCTCTTCCCACACTTTGGCGATCTTCGGCTCGACGGTTTTTGCGTCATAGGTCTTTTCAAGCATGGGGGAACGGTCCGCGCTGTCGGGATTTTTGCTGGTTCGGTCTAAATCGGAAGGTCTTGGCCAAGTCAACCGCAAGGGCGGCCTTGGTTCATCACAAGCAGATAGGCGCGACCGTGTTCATTTCAACGGAAGGCGCCCGCACATTCATTGTCATGGCCCCCGACGCAAATCTCGTCTGTTTGGCGGCAGGCGCGAGCTGATGGCGCGGCAACGAAAAACGCCGCCTCGGGCGGCGGCGTTTACATCGGCGATTGCCCTGGAGCTTACGGCCTACTGCGCCCCGCGCGCGACGCGCTCGATCTCCTCGCGCACCAGCCTCTCGACCAGCGTCGGCAGGTTGTTGTCGAGCCAATCCTGCAGCATCGGCCGCAGCATTTCTTCGGCCATCTCGTCGAATGTCTTCTTGCTGCGGCTGGCAAAGGCGTCGGACAGCTCGCCAAAGGCCGCGGCAACCTGCCTGCCCGCATGCTCGGAAAGGATTGCCGGACGGGCCGCGGGTGCTTCATTTGCCGCCGCACGCACCTCGGTAGCGCCCGTGGGAGCACCGCTTGAAGCAGGTTGCTCGAAGGTAGGCTCCGCCACCGGTTCGCTCACCGGCACATCGGGCTGGGCAACCGGCTTGCGGATGCCCCTGTCCGGCATCGCTTTGGCCTGCTCGCCAACCGCCGCGATCTCGCGCCGCCAATCGGCAACGATGCCATCGCTTGTCGCGCCGGCCTCCGGGGCCGCGTCGGACCTTACGGCAGCCACCGGCTCCGCGGCGATCCTGGCGCTGACCTCGGCAAGCGTCATCGACGTCTTCACGGGCACGGGATCGACGCGCGACTGCGCTTCCCCCCGTGCGATCACCGGCTCTGGCGACGACGCCTTGACTTCGGCAAGCATGACCGGCTTCCTGACGTCAGGGGCAGCATGCAGTTCGGCGCGAAACGCATCCATGTCGGCGGCTGGAGCCTCGCCTTGGTCGGCGGCTGGAGCCTCGCCTTGCGCCGGCGCCAAGTCCTGCCGCAGCTCATCGGCCTCGCCCGGCTGCTTGCGGCCGTTGTCGCTGTCCTCGATGATCCTCCGGATGGAAGCCAATATCTCTTCCATGGAAGGTTCGCGCTGTGCGCTGCTTGCCGTTGCCATCGTCACATCCGCCGCCCTTGTGACCTCTGTGGATTTCCGCTCCGGCAAGAGCCGGATTCGAATCATGGCAACAGCGTACCCGACGGATGGCCGCACGAGAATCCCCAATCTGGGGACATGTGGGATTTCAACAGATTAGAGCACGAAACCGAAGTGGAGCCGGTCCCAGGAAAGGTTCTGTCAGACATTCCAGGGAAATTAAGGTGGCCGCCCGTTAGCGGCCGTCCGGCGTGCGCAGGCCGATCCACTTGTCCTTGACGGCGTTGTAGTGCTCCTCAGGCTTGTACTTGGTCACCTGCAGGGCAAGGCGCTCGGCCGACAAACGGCCGATTGCCGACAGGATGGCATAGCTTGCCACGACCACGTCATGTTCGGAATTGGCCTGGTTGATCTTGGCAGTGATGACGGTGGCCTGCGCATTGAGCACGTCGAGTGTCGTGCGCTGGCCGACATTGCGCTCTTCGATGACGCCATTCAGCGCCAGCTGCGCGGCATCGATCACCTGCCTGTTGGCGGCGACGCTTTGCTGCGCGGCGGTGTACTGCGACCATGCCGACGCAACGGCCTGGCGCACCTGGTCGCGGCTGACGTCAACCTGGATACGCGCTTCGCCGAGCGATTCCTTGTTCTGCCGCACGATCGCCGAGGTCCGCCCGCCCGAATAGATCGGAATAGTCAGCGTCGCGCCAATATTGGCCGATGTCGAATTGCCGTTCGTCCCGATGCTCGGATTGCGGTTCAGATAGTCGTCCGAAATGCCTGCGGAGGCGGAAAGTTGCGGCAACAGTGCTCCCTCTGCCGATTTCACCGAAAACGCAGCCGCGTCGACAAGATGCTGGGTGGCGAGGATGGCCGGATGTTCATTCGACGCGATCCCGATCGCTGCCTCGAGGCTCGACGGCAACAGCCTGGACACTGGCGAAGCCGGCTTGAGCTTGCCGGGTTCGTCGCCGACGATCTGATGGTAGGTCGCGGCGCTTGCCAGGGCTTGTGCGCGGGCAGAGCTGAGCGAGGCCACCGCCGAGGCGCGCGAGGCGTCGGCCTGCGCGACGTCGGTACGGGTGCCCTCGCCGACCTCGAAACGCGAGCGCGCAGCGCGCGCCTGCTCGGTCAGGAACTGGAGATTCTGCTGAGTTAGGACCGCAATCTGCCGGTCGCGAATCACGTCCATATAGGCCGTGGCCGCATTGAACAGGGTGTTTTCCTCGGTGTTGCGCAGGCTCTCCACCGACGCTTTCACCTGGGATTCGGCGGCCGCCACATTGTTTCTTGTCTGAAAGCCGTCGAACAGGCTCTGGTTGATCACAATTCCTGCGCTGGCGGACGATGTCTTGCTGGTGAACCCCCTGGCGTGGGTGTTCACATAATTGGCGTCGGCGGATCCGGTGATGGTCGGGCGCCAGCCGGACTTGGCGATCGCAACGCCCTCGTCGGTGACGCGCACGCCGGCCCGTGAGGCATTCAGCGAGGAATTGTATTGATAGGCCTTGGCGAGCGCGCCGGAGATGGTTTCGGCCGAGGCGGCCAGCGGAGACAAAGCGGTCGCGGAAACCAGGACAGCTGCAAGAAGGGTCTTGGATACAGACGGCACGATATATCCCTCATTCGTTTTCCATGGGAACCACGCCGCGCCAGCTTCTCCTTTGAGTAGCCGGAGCAGCGTGTTTGATGCTCCCTGTCGCTCGGCCCGAAGTGCCCCCAGTTCGGGACCGGCAACGATTGTTCAAATGCAAGCGACCATGACAAAGCCTTTGCTGCAAGGCCAAATCATTCAGAATTCGAAAGCATGCTCACGTTCGAACCCCGGTAGTGGCTTAATTGCCGCATTAAATGCCCTTCTTCCGGTTACAATCCCCCCAGATTTGAAAAATAGTCGCGCCACGCCGGAATTGCCCTGTCCCTCCACCGCGACGAGTCGACCACCTTCGGCGAGCTGGTCGAGCAGCGTTGCCGGCACTTTCGCGACGCTGCCGCCGATGAAAATGACGTCATAGGGTGCCGCGGCGGCATGGCCTTGCGCCAGCGGCCCCTGGACCACGGTCACATTGCCGCAGCCAAGGGGTGACAGTAACGATCTGGCGGTTTCGGCCAACGTCGATTCGCTTTCGAGCGCCACGACAGACCTTGCCAGCCGTGACAGGATGGCCGAGGCGTAGCCCGTGCCGCAGCCGATATCGAGCGCCGAATCGGTGGGACTGATCTCGGCCAGTTGCATCAGTTTGGCCAGCGGCGACGGTTCCATGAGGTAGCGAGCGCCATCGGCGCCGTCCGCGATGCGGATATCCTCGTCGATATAGGCGAGATCGCGCTGGGGGGCGCCGACGAAAATCTCGCGCGGCACGACAAGCATGGCTTCCAGCAGCGGTGCGCTGGTGACGTCGGTGGTGCGAACCTGACCGTCGACCATCTTGACCCGACGTTCGGAGAAATCAGCGTTCATGTTCCAACCAATCCGCTTGCCGCGTCAAAACCGCGGTTCATTTCGACCGGAACATCAAGCTCCCGCGCTGGCGCGCGGGAGCCCGGGCATTGGAGGCCTCGCCCGGAATCGAACCGGGGTGCAAGGATTTGCAGTCCTCTGCGTAACCACTCCGCCACGAGGCCTCGTTGCTCCCGGCGTTCCACCCGGTTCCAATAGGTTGCGGCGAAAATGCCGTCAAGCGGCCACCGCGCATTCGGCGCGGTTTCCCTCTGCATCGATCCAACCTCCGCATGCGGCGTCGCGGACCACTGCGCCCACGTCACACATTAGCATCTCGTTATGTATAGCAGGCGATGACGAGAAACTCCAAGCCCCGGCCGCGGTTGAGGAATGAGGAGGACGCCCATGCGACCGGCAAGCCTGAACACGGCGACAGATGCCTGGGCGGCTTGCCGCGACCGGGATGCGAGGAATTGCTGCGTCACGCCATCGACTGTATCGCGATAGAAGTGACCAGCCGGCGTTCGCCACGCGACCGCGCGCCTCGC
The genomic region above belongs to Mesorhizobium sp. B4-1-4 and contains:
- a CDS encoding TolC family outer membrane protein, encoding MPSVSKTLLAAVLVSATALSPLAASAETISGALAKAYQYNSSLNASRAGVRVTDEGVAIAKSGWRPTITGSADANYVNTHARGFTSKTSSASAGIVINQSLFDGFQTRNNVAAAESQVKASVESLRNTEENTLFNAATAYMDVIRDRQIAVLTQQNLQFLTEQARAARSRFEVGEGTRTDVAQADASRASAVASLSSARAQALASAATYHQIVGDEPGKLKPASPVSRLLPSSLEAAIGIASNEHPAILATQHLVDAAAFSVKSAEGALLPQLSASAGISDDYLNRNPSIGTNGNSTSANIGATLTIPIYSGGRTSAIVRQNKESLGEARIQVDVSRDQVRQAVASAWSQYTAAQQSVAANRQVIDAAQLALNGVIEERNVGQRTTLDVLNAQATVITAKINQANSEHDVVVASYAILSAIGRLSAERLALQVTKYKPEEHYNAVKDKWIGLRTPDGR
- a CDS encoding outer membrane protein transport protein, which translates into the protein MNNLRLKALLGVGCFSLALAGSAHAGGFSRGTADTDILFEDGNFNMRTSVTYVAPTRKYSVNPMNPYLVGENYSDSYAVPSAAVKFKLTDSLSCAGTLTESFGGGATWSRSSGTLGKLNEDFTMYEYGATCGLKFDLSKGRIWLIGGVYNEVTDYNLVAGAPLGTNIPVLGVSLHDSNFGWRAGIAYEIPEIALRTQLMYRSGVDIDATGTASLLGGNLPGGATGQANFPQSVEFKAQTGIAPGWLAYGSVKWTNWSVTEALMLNVPALSLNSGNLYFWRDGWTVTGGIGHKFNDQISGTVFATYDRGVSTGWDLTGDSYTIGTGVSMKDKLGGELRLGVAAVYLASVSETQYNNSYVPGSPDPRNGFNRSVQGDWGYALSTGYSIKW
- a CDS encoding protein-L-isoaspartate O-methyltransferase family protein, which gives rise to MNADFSERRVKMVDGQVRTTDVTSAPLLEAMLVVPREIFVGAPQRDLAYIDEDIRIADGADGARYLMEPSPLAKLMQLAEISPTDSALDIGCGTGYASAILSRLARSVVALESESTLAETARSLLSPLGCGNVTVVQGPLAQGHAAAAPYDVIFIGGSVAKVPATLLDQLAEGGRLVAVEGQGNSGVARLFFKSGGIVTGRRAFNAAIKPLPGFEREHAFEF
- a CDS encoding PopZ family protein; amino-acid sequence: MATASSAQREPSMEEILASIRRIIEDSDNGRKQPGEADELRQDLAPAQGEAPAADQGEAPAADMDAFRAELHAAPDVRKPVMLAEVKASSPEPVIARGEAQSRVDPVPVKTSMTLAEVSARIAAEPVAAVRSDAAPEAGATSDGIVADWRREIAAVGEQAKAMPDRGIRKPVAQPDVPVSEPVAEPTFEQPASSGAPTGATEVRAAANEAPAARPAILSEHAGRQVAAAFGELSDAFASRSKKTFDEMAEEMLRPMLQDWLDNNLPTLVERLVREEIERVARGAQ
- the ilvD gene encoding dihydroxy-acid dehydratase — translated: MDARGISKAKLPSRHVTVGPARAPHRSYLYAMGLSAAEIAQPLVGVASCWNEAAPCNISLMRQAQVVKKGVAAANGTPREFCTITVTDGIAMGHQGMKSSLVSREVIADSVELTMRGHCYDALVGLAGCDKSLPGMMMAMVRLNVPSIFIYGGSILPGSYRGRQITVQDVFEAVGQHSVGTISDSELLEIEQAACPSAGSCGAQFTANTMATVAEAIGLALPYSCGAPAPYEMRDRFNFASGEKVMELIAKNIRPRDIVTQKALENAATVVSATGGSTNAALHLPAIAHEAGIKFDLFDVARIFEKTPYIADLKPGGKYVAKDMFEAGGIPLLMKTLLDHGYLHGDCLTVTGRTLAENMEHVAWNEHQDVVRPANRPITQTGGVVGLKGNLAPEGAIVKVAGMTELKFSGPARCFDSEEECFEAVTHRNYRKGEVLVIRYEGPRGGPGMREMLSTTAALYGQGMGGKVALITDGRFSGATRGFCIGHVGPEAAVGGPIGLIRDGDVISIDAVNGTIEVALTEAELAARAKTWKARTTDYQSGAIWKYAQTVGSARDGAVTHPGGAKETHCYADI
- a CDS encoding valine--tRNA ligase produces the protein MLEKTYDAKTVEPKIAKVWEEADAFRAGAGAEEGAEAFTIVIPPPNVTGSLHMGHALNNTLQDILVRFERMRGKNVLWQPGMDHAGIATQMVVERRLMEKQIHRRDLTREQFIEKVWEWKAESGGAIFNQLKRLGASADWSRERFTMDEGLSKAVLEVFVTLYKEGLIYKDKRLVNWDPKLLTAISDLEVEQQEVNGNLWHFRYPIEGVTFDPEHSKTFITVATTRPETMLGDTAVAVNPEDDRFRHLVGKNLVLPIVGRKIPVIADEYSDPEKGSGAVKITPAHDFNDFEVGRRHKLPAINILSVEAAIKLKDNEDFLAGLDVTPERQAVWDELDGLDRFVARKKIVELMEAGGFLDKVEPHRHAVPHGDRGDVPIEPFLTEQWYANAAELAKPAIASVREGRTNFVPKNWEKTYFDWMENIQPWCISRQLWWGHQIPAWYGPDGRVFVEKSEEEALSAAIEYYLALEGPWKAWVEDKLENFQPGEILTRDEDVLDTWFSSALWPFSTLGWPDETPELKTYYQTDVLVTGFDIIFFWVARMMMMGLHFMDEEPFHTVYVHALVRDKNGQKMSKSKGNVIDPLDLIDEYGADALRFTLAVMAAQGRDVKLDPARIAGYRNFGTKLWNATRFAEMNEVARNDDFWLNDAKLAVNRWILTELTRAAREITDGITSYRFNEAAGAAYRFVWNLFCDWYLELLKPVFMGTDEAAKAESRACVAFVLDEIYKLLHPMMPFMTEELWAQTAGEGKERDSLLCHAVWPSPDFEDAEAAADINWLVDLVSGIRSVRSEMNVPPGAIAPLVVVGANGVTRERLVREESAIKRLARVGDISLADVAPKGSAQIVLNEATICLPLGSLIDLAAEAGRLQKELAKVTEEIARLHKKLSNERFVASAPTEIVEAEREKLAEYRDAQDKLSVALTRVRDAG